A single region of the Vicia villosa cultivar HV-30 ecotype Madison, WI linkage group LG4, Vvil1.0, whole genome shotgun sequence genome encodes:
- the LOC131596734 gene encoding uncharacterized protein At4g26485-like: MEEKRIMHYRSSHIILLVGEGDFSFSLSLARAFGSATKMVATSLDSRESLVLQYGSASSNLRELEVLGCTILHNVDVETMSQHHYLKNCSFDRIIFNFPHAGFTWRESDVFQILSNRRVVSGFLKSAKSMISFIGQIHVSHKTSYPYSKWDIKGLAENEGLFFIGEVDFQQSYYPGYANKRGSGLQCDQSFPIGMSSTFKFSSSAL; the protein is encoded by the exons ATGGAAGAGAAAAGAATAATGCATTATCGTAGCTCTCACATAATTTTACTTGTTGGAGAGGGAGATTTCTCCTTCTCACTCTCCTTGGCTAGGGCATTTGGCTCAGCTACTAAAATGGTTGCTACCTCTCTAGATAGTAGAG AGTCTCTAGTGCTGCAATATGGAAGTGCGTCAAGCAACTTGAGAGAACTTGAGGTTCTTGGCTGCACCATCTTGCACAATGTGGATGTTGAGACTATGTCTCAACACCATTATCTCAAGAACTGTAGTTTTGATCGCATTATCTTTAACTTTCCCCATGCTGGTTTCACTTGGCGTGAGTCCGATGTATTCCAGATTCT GTCAAACAGAAGAGTAGTTAGTGGTTTTCTTAAAAGTGCTAAAAGCATGATTTCATTTATAGGACAAATTCATGTTTCCCACAAGACATCATATCCATATAGTAAGTGGGACATCAAGGGTCTGGCAGAAAATGAGGGATTGTTTTTTATTGGAGAAGTCGATTTTCAGCAATCATATTATCCGGGCTATGCTAACAAGAGAGGTTCTGGCTTGCAATGTGATCAGAGTTTCCCTATTGGAATGAGTAGtactttcaaattttcttcttcggCCTTGTGA